A DNA window from Tenuifilaceae bacterium CYCD contains the following coding sequences:
- a CDS encoding DNA helicase, whose product MQDYLDELSDVQRQAVTTTEGPSLVIASAGSGKTRVLTYRIAHLLTQGVPPWSILSLTFTNKAAKEMKERIAKIVGEKEASKLWMGTFHSIFSRILRNEAEKLGFVKTFTIYDTTDSKNLINQIIKELKLDPQVYKANEVLSRISSAKNNLVTHQAYSSNTQILAQDAKSRKSEISKIYTLYAQRCYKASAMDFDDLLLNTNVLFRDFPDVLEHYQKRFRYILVDEYQDTNYSQYLIVKKLATNHRNVCVVGDDAQSIYSFRGAKIENILNFRNDYQDYKLFKLEQNYRSTQTIVNAANSVIDKNQKQIKKVAYSANDVGEKVKLIQSFTDQEEGFLVASEILSIVQQSHCKYSDIAILYRTNAQSRIFEETLRKRNIPYKVYGSLSFYQRKEIKDLLAYFRLAVNPNDDEALRRIVNYPARGIGDTTMQHLTEVANQLGASLWNAIHKLPTVNSGIKGPTIKKLIDFTALVSRYQTMIYSADAYETAYAIANGSGIITDLKLDKTPEGISRLQNIEELINGIREFIDSRKEEGVEETVTLVDYLENVALLSDLDTDNPDDRDKVSVMTIHSSKGLEFNYVFLTGLEENLFPSSITTQSTDDLEEERRLFYVALTRAAKKVTISYAQTRYKWGTPNNCTPSRFINEIDQQYVESSADISNAIRGSQTETQNPFGGFKQPSSGKLFSNGRLPQKPTSTIPAAPKGNLKDILPNAVIEGIEVFHEKFGQGRVIAIEGDGANKKATVLFQTAGQKNLLLKYANLKVIS is encoded by the coding sequence ATGCAAGATTATTTAGACGAGTTAAGCGATGTTCAACGGCAAGCCGTTACAACTACCGAGGGACCCAGTTTAGTGATTGCCTCGGCCGGCTCTGGGAAAACTCGTGTACTTACATATAGAATTGCCCATCTGCTAACGCAGGGAGTTCCGCCGTGGTCCATACTTTCCCTTACCTTTACCAATAAGGCAGCAAAGGAGATGAAAGAGCGTATTGCTAAAATTGTTGGAGAAAAGGAAGCCTCAAAACTTTGGATGGGAACTTTTCACTCAATATTCTCACGCATTCTTCGTAACGAAGCCGAAAAATTAGGCTTTGTGAAAACCTTCACCATTTACGATACTACGGATTCTAAAAATCTTATCAACCAAATAATTAAAGAACTAAAACTCGATCCGCAGGTTTACAAGGCCAATGAGGTGTTAAGCAGAATTTCTTCGGCCAAAAACAACCTAGTAACACATCAGGCCTACTCATCCAATACGCAAATTCTAGCACAGGATGCCAAAAGCAGAAAATCTGAGATCAGCAAGATTTACACGCTTTACGCGCAGCGTTGCTACAAGGCATCGGCAATGGATTTCGACGATCTGCTTCTGAATACTAACGTTCTATTCCGCGATTTTCCGGATGTACTAGAGCACTACCAAAAACGATTCCGGTATATTTTGGTTGATGAGTATCAGGATACCAACTACTCGCAGTACCTAATTGTAAAGAAACTGGCCACAAACCACCGAAATGTTTGTGTAGTGGGAGATGATGCTCAAAGCATATATTCGTTCCGAGGCGCAAAGATTGAGAATATCCTAAATTTCCGAAACGATTATCAGGATTACAAACTCTTTAAGCTGGAACAGAACTACAGATCCACCCAAACCATTGTAAATGCAGCAAATAGTGTAATCGATAAGAATCAAAAACAGATTAAAAAAGTAGCCTATTCCGCCAACGACGTTGGCGAAAAGGTAAAACTTATCCAATCGTTTACAGATCAAGAAGAGGGATTTTTGGTAGCATCAGAGATTCTGAGCATCGTTCAGCAAAGCCACTGCAAGTACAGCGATATTGCAATTTTGTACCGCACCAATGCGCAATCGCGCATTTTTGAGGAAACACTGCGCAAACGCAACATTCCCTATAAGGTTTACGGCAGCTTATCGTTCTATCAACGTAAGGAGATTAAGGACTTACTCGCATACTTTAGGCTCGCAGTAAATCCTAACGACGATGAAGCATTACGAAGAATTGTAAACTATCCTGCCCGAGGTATTGGCGACACCACAATGCAGCATTTAACCGAAGTTGCAAATCAACTTGGAGCAAGTCTCTGGAATGCAATCCATAAACTTCCAACCGTAAATAGTGGCATCAAGGGGCCAACAATAAAAAAACTAATTGATTTTACCGCATTGGTAAGCAGATATCAAACAATGATATACTCGGCCGATGCTTACGAAACCGCATATGCCATTGCAAACGGATCGGGGATCATAACCGATTTAAAATTGGATAAAACGCCAGAGGGAATTTCTCGCCTGCAAAATATTGAGGAGCTGATAAACGGTATCCGCGAATTTATTGACTCCCGGAAAGAAGAGGGCGTTGAGGAAACAGTAACCTTGGTTGACTACCTTGAAAATGTTGCGTTGCTAAGCGATTTGGACACCGACAATCCTGACGACCGAGATAAGGTTAGCGTAATGACAATACACTCGTCCAAGGGATTGGAGTTCAACTACGTTTTTCTCACTGGATTAGAGGAGAATCTTTTCCCATCGAGCATAACCACCCAATCGACCGATGATCTGGAGGAAGAACGTCGCTTGTTCTACGTTGCTCTTACCCGAGCAGCCAAAAAGGTAACCATATCGTATGCGCAAACCCGCTACAAATGGGGAACACCAAACAACTGCACTCCCAGCCGATTTATCAACGAAATTGATCAACAATACGTGGAATCATCGGCTGACATTTCGAATGCAATTAGAGGGTCTCAAACCGAGACTCAAAATCCTTTCGGTGGGTTCAAGCAACCATCAAGCGGGAAACTATTTAGCAATGGACGATTGCCGCAAAAACCAACTTCAACCATCCCTGCAGCACCAAAAGGAAACCTTAAAGACATCCTTCCGAATGCAGTTATTGAAGGAATAGAAGTTTTCCACGAAAAGTTCGGTCAAGGTAGAGTTATAGCAATTGAAGGCGATGGTGCAAATAAAAAAGCCACGGTACTATTTCAAACAGCAGGACAAAAAAATTTGTTGCTTAAATACGCAAACCTGAAAGTGATCTCGTAA